The proteins below come from a single Miscanthus floridulus cultivar M001 chromosome 1, ASM1932011v1, whole genome shotgun sequence genomic window:
- the LOC136503957 gene encoding polygalacturonase-like has translation MGPAPARLPLASIVAMSIVLCCYMLVHHGANSEEVFPEADGPAAENSDELWLRSGPPPRVVDVDDYATGDAGGDDDTEAFLAAWSEACNSSDDRSVFLVPEGKSYLLMPVIFRGPCRAVSITAMIKGTLEAPSNRSVWLDHNLQEWITFEGIDRLRVLGGGTLNGNGLQWWINSCKLNKSMRCVTGPTALYFRRCTHLVVEELEVRDSMQMHVAIAYSWNVVVSKLFITAPGWSPNTDGIHVSNSREVSISKCTISTGDDCISIVTGSMFVRVTSIFCGPGHGISIGSLGANNSWAHVSDVLVEKATLLGTTNGVRIKTWQGGHGYAERISFQDISMHNVTNPIIIDQNYCDSKRPCHEQGSAVAVRNIRYRNIHGTSASKVAINFICSGALHCDGILMKDIYLVGDGRYATCSYTNATVVQFGYNVPFCSAEM, from the exons ATGGGTCCCGCTCCCGCGAGGCTTCCCCTGGCCTCCATCGTCGCCATGTCGATCGTTCTTTGTTGTTACATGCTAGTACACCACGGCGCCAATTCGGAGGAAGTTTTCCCGGAGGCTGACGGCCCGGCAGCAGAAAATTCAGACGAGCTGTGGCTCAGGTCCGGACCGCCGCCGAGggtcgtcgacgtcgacgactACGCAACCGGAGATGCCGGCGGCGATGACGACACCGAG GCGTTTCTCGCGGCGTGGAGCGAGGCCTGCAACTCCTCCGATGACCGGTCCGTGTTCCTCGTGCCCGAGGGCAAGTCCTACCTCCTGATGCCCGTGATCTTCCGTGGCCCCTGCAGAGCTGTCTCTATCACTGCAATG ATAAAGGGAACGCTGGAGGCGCCGTCCAACCGATCGGTCTGGCTGGATCACAATCTGCAGGAGTGGATCACCTTCGAGGGCATCGATCGCCTCCGTGTCCTCGGCGGCGGCACGCTCAATGGCAACGGGCTGCAGTGGTGGATCAACTCGTGCAAGCTCAACAAATCAATG CGATGCGTCACCGGCCCAACG GCACTGTACTTCAGGAGGTGCACCCACCTGGTCGTGGAGGAGCTGGAGGTGAGAGACAGCATGCAGATGCACGTCGCGATCGCCTACTCGTGGAACGTGGTCGTGTCGAAGCTGTTCATCACTGCGCCCGGGTGGAGCCCCAACACCGACGGCATCCATGTGTCCAACAGCAGGGAAGTGTCCATAAGCAAGTGCACCATCAGCACGG GTGATGACTGTATATCCATTGTGACTGGCTCAATGTTTGTACGGGTAACCAGCATATTTTGCGGACCGGGCCATGGAATAAG CATTGGTAGTCTAGGAGCAAACAACTCTTGGGCCCATGTCTCTGACGTCCTCGTTGAGAAAGCCACGCTGCTGGGCACTACCAACGGTGTTAGGATCAAAACTTGGCAG GGAGGACATGGCTATGCTGAAAGAATTAGCTTCCAAGATATATCAATGCACAACGTTACTAACCCAATAATTATCGATCAGAACTACTGTGACTCCAAAAGACCTTGTCATGAACAG GGATCGGCGGTTGCCGTACGCAATATACGCTACAGGAACATACATGGAACTAGTGCTTCAAAAGTCGCCATCAATTTTATTTGCAGTGGCGCTCTGCATTGTGATGGTATATTGATGAAAGATATTTATTTGGTTGGAGATGGAAGATACGCTACATGTTCTTATACGAACGCCACAGTTGTACAATTTGGGTATAACGTCCCTTTTTGCAGTGCAGAAATGTAG